The Desulfohalovibrio reitneri genome contains a region encoding:
- the yidC gene encoding membrane protein insertase YidC gives MDSKRVVIATALSFVIILVWSLYFSPEQAPQPQQPQQQQAQRQADPGADTGLPATQPDRSMPEMDLVRAEGERITVNTPLYKAVLNTGGGLLERFSLRDYKESIKPNSADVDLVSESAMAKAPLGLIWIGRPTWTEGKWSFDGSDLELSGDETGTMRLVCDLPDARLVRSLTFHADSYLVEEDVRVISRTEAPLEGRLAFTLASSGLAGDDSSRYNNDRIAWLANDSMDEEDDEDDLREGLLVDGDVRWGGLGSNYFLLALAPETSGAVFKAKRSSKIYRLAAERSGISLPPGGETTVSNSYYLGPKSEEELAAAGHGLGRSIDYGFLHVIAAPLVTVLKVFHGFVGNWGVAIILLTIVIKIIFWPLSQKSYKSMEKMKKIQPMMTKLREKYKDDREQLNKELMQLYKTYKVNPAGGCLPMLLQIPVFIGLYEALLTSIELRHAAFIEYVPFTDLPWLVDLSARDPYFVTPLIMGATMFLQQKMTPSPGDPTQAKIMMLMPVVFTGLFLTFPAGLVVYWLTNNVLSIAQQWMIRRSSAA, from the coding sequence GTGGATAGCAAACGGGTTGTCATAGCCACCGCCCTGTCCTTCGTCATCATCCTGGTCTGGAGCCTGTACTTCTCGCCGGAACAGGCGCCCCAGCCCCAGCAACCGCAACAGCAGCAAGCCCAGCGGCAGGCCGACCCCGGGGCGGACACCGGCTTGCCCGCCACCCAGCCCGACCGCTCCATGCCGGAGATGGACCTGGTGCGGGCCGAGGGCGAGCGCATCACCGTCAACACCCCGCTCTACAAGGCCGTGCTGAACACCGGCGGCGGTCTGCTGGAGCGGTTCTCCCTGCGCGACTACAAGGAATCCATCAAGCCCAATTCGGCCGACGTGGACCTCGTCTCCGAGAGCGCCATGGCCAAGGCGCCGCTGGGCCTCATCTGGATCGGCCGTCCCACCTGGACAGAGGGCAAGTGGTCTTTCGACGGCTCCGACCTCGAGCTCTCCGGTGACGAAACCGGCACCATGCGGCTGGTCTGCGACCTGCCCGACGCCCGGCTGGTGCGCAGCCTGACCTTCCACGCCGACTCCTACCTCGTGGAGGAGGACGTGCGGGTCATCTCCCGCACCGAGGCGCCCCTCGAGGGGCGCCTGGCCTTCACCCTGGCCTCCTCCGGGCTGGCGGGCGACGACAGCAGCCGCTACAACAACGACCGGATAGCCTGGCTGGCCAACGACTCCATGGACGAGGAGGACGACGAGGACGACCTGCGGGAAGGGCTGCTGGTGGACGGCGACGTGCGCTGGGGCGGTCTGGGTTCCAACTACTTCCTGCTGGCCCTGGCCCCGGAAACCTCCGGCGCGGTGTTCAAGGCCAAGCGGAGCTCCAAGATCTACCGCCTTGCCGCCGAGCGCTCCGGCATCAGCCTGCCTCCCGGGGGCGAGACCACCGTGTCCAACTCCTACTACCTCGGCCCCAAGTCCGAGGAGGAACTGGCCGCGGCCGGGCACGGCCTCGGGCGTTCCATCGACTACGGCTTTTTGCACGTCATCGCCGCGCCCCTGGTCACGGTGCTGAAGGTCTTCCACGGCTTCGTCGGCAACTGGGGCGTGGCCATCATCCTCCTGACCATCGTCATCAAGATCATCTTCTGGCCACTCTCGCAGAAGTCCTACAAGTCCATGGAGAAGATGAAGAAGATCCAGCCGATGATGACCAAGCTGCGGGAGAAGTACAAGGACGACCGCGAGCAGCTGAACAAGGAACTGATGCAGCTCTACAAGACCTACAAGGTCAATCCCGCGGGCGGTTGCCTGCCCATGCTGCTGCAGATCCCCGTCTTCATCGGACTCTACGAGGCGCTGCTGACCTCCATCGAGCTGCGCCACGCGGCCTTCATCGAGTACGTGCCCTTCACCGACCTGCCGTGGCTGGTGGACCTCTCGGCGCGCGACCCCTATTTCGTAACCCCCCTGATCATGGGCGCCACCATGTTCCTCCAGCAGAAGATGACCCCTTCGCCGGGCGATCCGACACAAGCCAAGATCATGATGCTCATGCCGGTCGTCTTCACCGGGCTCTTTTTGACCTTCCCGGCGGGCCTGGTCGTCTACTGGCTGACGAACAACGTGCTCTCCATTGCCCAGCAGTGGATGATCCGCAGATCGTCGGCGGCCTGA
- the mnmE gene encoding tRNA uridine-5-carboxymethylaminomethyl(34) synthesis GTPase MnmE, whose protein sequence is MQKQRAETIVAQATPPGPGGVGVVRLSGPDAREILASLFHPAHSGFIGFRPRFMHHGELLDRGGRAVDEVLAVFFPGPASFTGEDVAELHCHGSPAVLREAVEAAHAAGARPAERGEFTRRAYLNGKLDLAQAEAVAELIAAPGREAAEQASARLAGMLSGRVDALREELVHLRTAFCLAVDFPEDEVECAPPDKIGGRLQSVLQEVRRLTSAAGRGKLVREGALVVLAGRVNAGKSSLLNALLGRERAIVSECPGTTRDYLEEACLLDGLPARLVDTAGLRETQGEVELEGVRRSRELLDAADLALLVLDASAPPFAAEAALAEELGPSRCLVVMNKADLPGAVDEPPPEFSGFPWVRVSARSGRGLDTLSRAAREMAEGSAGAAEAAEVAPNRRQARALERAAVELEELLRDQSAGVPPDLLGVRLESACAALEEVSGRIAPEDVLEEVFTSFCIGK, encoded by the coding sequence ATGCAAAAGCAGCGCGCCGAAACCATCGTGGCCCAGGCCACCCCGCCCGGACCGGGAGGCGTCGGCGTGGTGCGCCTTTCCGGGCCGGACGCCCGCGAGATCCTGGCCTCCCTCTTCCACCCGGCGCATTCGGGGTTCATCGGGTTCCGGCCGCGCTTCATGCACCACGGGGAATTGCTGGACCGCGGGGGGCGTGCCGTGGACGAAGTGCTGGCTGTGTTCTTCCCCGGTCCCGCCTCCTTCACCGGCGAGGACGTGGCCGAGCTGCATTGTCACGGCTCCCCGGCCGTGCTGCGCGAAGCGGTGGAGGCGGCCCATGCCGCCGGGGCGAGACCGGCGGAGCGCGGCGAGTTCACCCGCCGGGCCTATCTCAACGGCAAGCTGGATCTGGCCCAGGCCGAGGCCGTGGCCGAACTCATCGCCGCCCCCGGCAGGGAGGCGGCTGAGCAGGCCAGCGCCAGGCTGGCCGGAATGCTGTCCGGCAGGGTGGACGCCCTGCGCGAGGAGTTGGTCCACTTGCGCACTGCGTTCTGCTTGGCCGTGGACTTTCCAGAGGACGAGGTTGAGTGCGCCCCGCCGGACAAGATCGGCGGCAGACTGCAGAGCGTGCTTCAGGAAGTGCGAAGGCTGACCTCGGCCGCCGGGCGCGGCAAGCTGGTCCGCGAGGGGGCGCTGGTGGTGCTGGCGGGGCGCGTCAACGCGGGCAAGTCCAGCCTGCTCAACGCCCTTCTCGGCCGCGAACGGGCCATCGTTTCCGAGTGCCCCGGCACCACCCGGGACTACCTGGAGGAGGCCTGCCTGCTGGACGGCCTGCCCGCGCGTCTGGTGGACACGGCAGGCCTGCGCGAGACCCAGGGCGAGGTGGAGCTGGAGGGCGTGCGCCGCTCCCGGGAACTGCTGGATGCGGCCGACCTGGCCCTGCTGGTGCTGGACGCCTCTGCCCCTCCCTTTGCGGCGGAGGCGGCCCTGGCCGAGGAGCTGGGCCCCTCTCGCTGCCTGGTGGTGATGAACAAGGCGGACCTGCCGGGCGCGGTCGACGAGCCGCCGCCGGAGTTTTCGGGATTCCCCTGGGTGCGTGTCTCGGCCCGGAGCGGTCGCGGACTGGACACGCTTTCCCGCGCGGCCAGGGAAATGGCCGAGGGCTCGGCCGGAGCGGCCGAAGCGGCCGAGGTGGCCCCCAACCGGCGGCAGGCGCGGGCCCTGGAGCGGGCCGCCGTGGAACTGGAAGAGCTGCTCCGCGACCAGTCGGCCGGGGTGCCGCCCGACCTGCTGGGCGTACGGCTGGAGTCGGCCTGTGCCGCCCTGGAGGAAGTCAGCGGCCGGATCGCTCCGGAGGACGTCCTGGAGGAGGTATTCACCTCCTTCTGCATCGGCAAGTAA
- the rnr gene encoding ribonuclease R, whose product MARRKKQGGKSRNNGQDANQPKQEQADKPAKGKDMPKGGAPKGKGGKPGGKPRGKGGKPGGKGGPSPKDVLGALRNAGRPLSLSDLLSALKLPKQQKGRLMDTLDQLQDEGKVIRTKRNVFGLMENMRMQTGTLEITRSGVGFVTPEDKRRRDIFINPKDFGDAWNGDRVAVVITREKGRKASPEGRIARVLERGQERMPCRVERPLGRGLYLCHPTDPRQPVRFMAPFEEEPPKGTIVTLAPDEQIEGELWRGEVLEVIGPEDDVAVQESLVKSNKGVPTKFPEAVVQEAEDLPAEPGEADKAGRKDLTDLPFVTIDGAKAKDFDDAVYVERKDKGYTLWVAIADVAHYVRPGSGLDQEARERANSYYFPQSVEPMFPEALSNGLCSLNPNTPRLSMVAEIEMSEGGKPRGSRFHQAVISSHARLTYQQVKRAVLDRDEEERLRLEPVLPMLELAEELARKINARRNARGSLDFDLPEPEILFNIYGETVDIRPKVRHFAHQIIEEFMIAANEAVAEFLTEKGAGLLYRIHPEPDQEKVRNLYKVLSKTDMVDKLPREIDPKGLQQLLHEAEDTDMEFMVSRLTLRTMMQAKYEPTNEGHFGLASECYCHFTSPIRRYADLQVHRALKRVLDLPGGQAMGHKKLKDLGAHLSAQERVGMEAEREILKRLTVLFLRDKEGQTFTGVINSLADFGFWVELNEVMAEGLVRLSTMTDDYYAFLPEQQMMLGERTGKQYKLGQKVTVTLAEVNISRLEINLTLA is encoded by the coding sequence ATGGCCAGAAGGAAAAAGCAAGGCGGCAAGAGCCGGAACAACGGACAGGACGCCAACCAGCCCAAACAGGAACAGGCGGACAAGCCCGCCAAGGGGAAGGACATGCCGAAAGGCGGCGCTCCCAAGGGCAAAGGCGGTAAGCCCGGAGGCAAGCCCCGGGGCAAGGGCGGCAAGCCAGGCGGCAAGGGCGGCCCCTCTCCCAAGGACGTTTTGGGCGCGCTGCGCAACGCCGGACGCCCCCTGAGCCTGTCCGATCTGCTGAGCGCGTTGAAGCTTCCCAAGCAGCAGAAGGGCCGCCTGATGGACACCCTCGACCAGTTGCAGGACGAGGGCAAGGTCATCCGCACTAAACGCAACGTCTTCGGGCTCATGGAGAACATGCGCATGCAGACGGGCACCCTGGAGATCACCCGCTCCGGGGTGGGGTTCGTCACGCCCGAGGACAAGCGCCGCCGCGACATTTTCATCAACCCCAAGGATTTCGGCGACGCCTGGAACGGCGACCGTGTGGCTGTGGTCATCACCCGCGAAAAGGGCCGCAAGGCCTCGCCCGAGGGGCGCATCGCGCGGGTGCTGGAGCGAGGCCAGGAGCGCATGCCCTGTCGGGTGGAGCGCCCCCTGGGACGGGGGCTGTACCTCTGCCATCCCACCGACCCCCGCCAGCCGGTGCGCTTCATGGCCCCCTTCGAGGAGGAGCCGCCCAAGGGCACCATCGTCACCCTTGCCCCGGACGAGCAGATCGAGGGCGAACTGTGGCGCGGCGAGGTGCTGGAGGTCATCGGGCCGGAGGACGACGTGGCCGTGCAGGAGTCCCTGGTCAAGTCCAACAAGGGCGTGCCCACCAAGTTCCCCGAGGCCGTGGTGCAAGAGGCCGAGGACCTGCCCGCCGAGCCGGGCGAGGCGGACAAGGCCGGACGCAAGGACCTCACGGACCTGCCCTTCGTGACCATCGACGGGGCCAAGGCCAAGGACTTTGACGACGCCGTCTACGTGGAGCGGAAGGACAAGGGGTACACGCTGTGGGTGGCCATCGCGGACGTGGCCCATTACGTGCGCCCAGGCTCCGGCCTGGACCAGGAGGCGCGGGAACGCGCCAACTCCTACTATTTCCCACAATCGGTGGAGCCCATGTTCCCGGAGGCGCTGTCCAACGGACTGTGCTCCCTCAATCCCAACACACCGCGCCTGTCCATGGTGGCGGAGATCGAGATGAGCGAGGGCGGCAAGCCACGTGGCAGCCGCTTTCACCAGGCGGTCATTTCCTCCCATGCCAGGCTGACCTACCAGCAGGTGAAGCGGGCGGTGCTGGACCGCGACGAGGAGGAGCGGCTGCGGCTGGAGCCGGTGCTGCCCATGCTGGAGCTGGCCGAGGAGCTGGCCCGCAAGATCAACGCCCGCCGCAACGCTCGGGGCAGCCTGGATTTCGACCTGCCCGAGCCGGAGATCCTCTTCAACATCTACGGCGAGACCGTGGACATCCGCCCCAAGGTGCGCCACTTCGCCCACCAGATCATCGAGGAGTTCATGATCGCTGCCAACGAGGCCGTGGCCGAGTTCCTCACGGAGAAGGGGGCGGGCCTGCTCTACCGCATCCACCCCGAGCCGGACCAGGAGAAGGTGCGCAACCTCTACAAGGTCCTCAGCAAGACGGACATGGTGGACAAGCTGCCCCGGGAGATCGACCCCAAGGGGCTGCAGCAGCTGCTGCACGAGGCCGAGGACACGGACATGGAGTTCATGGTCTCGCGGCTGACCCTGCGCACCATGATGCAGGCCAAGTACGAGCCCACCAACGAGGGGCACTTCGGGCTGGCGAGCGAGTGCTACTGCCACTTCACCTCGCCCATCCGCCGCTACGCCGACCTGCAGGTGCACCGCGCCCTGAAGCGCGTGCTGGACCTGCCCGGCGGCCAGGCCATGGGTCACAAGAAGCTCAAGGACCTGGGCGCGCACCTCAGCGCGCAGGAGCGCGTGGGCATGGAGGCGGAGCGGGAGATCCTCAAGCGGCTGACGGTGCTCTTTTTGCGCGACAAGGAGGGCCAGACCTTCACCGGCGTCATCAACTCCCTGGCGGACTTCGGCTTCTGGGTGGAGCTGAACGAGGTCATGGCCGAGGGGCTGGTGCGCCTCTCCACCATGACCGACGACTACTACGCCTTCCTGCCGGAACAGCAAATGATGCTGGGCGAGCGCACCGGCAAGCAGTACAAGCTGGGGCAAAAGGTGACCGTGACCCTGGCGGAGGTGAACATCTCCCGCCTGGAGATCAACCTCACGCTGGCGTGA
- a CDS encoding sensor domain-containing protein: MRMRAFGRLHPFRGPAWPALALGVVALVIFPLALNFVVLPHFADTVRSGAEVQSTRLANHLADEIHLSEWLRLGKDAPPPGTIFFLRGFMDDLGVNRVNFYSADGRLTLSTSEKPPSAHIEQSVLDAGIRSGKAFSSLVRKEEATAEGERWQGGVVETYVPVMEGDRYLGALEIYLDVSAQMATLNQATRQLTVASLGAGVVLLLTLALLARRAAAGEVAVRESEQRYRNLLEQASDGIFLFTPDGELLEANQAGREMVGVKRGESPDVNPAGIFEVPDCDIPGWCFAELVTGRGVTREGRLLSRQGEPLEVEINFKRLAEDRVQAIVRDITRRKEAEAEVRRQLSFLQTLIDALPQPVFYKDTRGVYQGCNLAFADMLGVTRDEVVGRTARDLSPPETAEAYERQDEELFREFGYRQYELTVEDDQRRERDVLLSKAAYTDAEGRLAGLVGHFLDITDRKDAERALQQAYSLLEDKVEERTRRLREANQELTREIGERRVAQQELQLMGRVFEHSLDGITITDVDGTILQVNPAFTHITGYTEDEVVGKNPRILKSDRHGPEFYKEMWRSLLETGTWEGEIWNRRKSGEAYPEWLSISALKNAEDETTHYVAVFHDITEIKRSEELLKHQAYHDALTGLPNRLLLLDRLDVAIQHARRQDERLALIFMDLDNFKNINDSMGHSFGDLLLMAVAHRLKGVLREQDSVARLGGDEFVVMVEEVRTDNDPMVVGERIMDALHVPFQIKGRDIYVTGSVGVTYYPEDGDTPESLIKNADTAMYRAKEAGRNQIRLFTRAMNERALQRLELERAMRRAIDNEEFEVFYQPKVHAATGGIIGMEALVRWRREDGSLVSPADFIPLAEENGMIASIDAQVLRKALADTRAWHDAGHGHLAVAVNLSARQLQNPALPESLGQAIRESGLDPSLVEFEITETAIMTSVERGVETLRRIRETGAHIAVDDFGTGYSSLYYLKRFPIRGLKIDRSFTRDLTHDPDDAAIVRAIISMARSLGLHVTAEGVETADQMHALRKLDCDFLQGYLLARPMPPEEFATLLEKGGRLAGSLFTPA; this comes from the coding sequence ATGCGAATGCGCGCTTTCGGCCGGTTACATCCCTTTCGCGGCCCCGCCTGGCCCGCTCTGGCCCTGGGCGTGGTGGCCCTGGTCATCTTTCCCCTGGCCCTGAACTTCGTGGTGCTGCCCCACTTCGCGGACACCGTCCGCTCCGGGGCGGAGGTCCAGTCAACCCGTCTGGCCAACCACCTGGCCGACGAGATCCACCTCAGCGAATGGTTGCGCCTGGGCAAGGACGCGCCGCCCCCAGGGACCATATTCTTCCTGCGCGGATTCATGGACGACCTGGGCGTCAACCGGGTCAACTTCTATTCCGCCGATGGGCGCCTGACGCTCTCCACGTCCGAGAAGCCTCCCTCGGCGCACATCGAGCAATCGGTGCTTGATGCGGGAATCCGTTCGGGCAAGGCCTTCTCCAGCTTGGTGCGCAAGGAGGAAGCCACAGCGGAGGGCGAGCGCTGGCAAGGCGGCGTGGTGGAAACCTACGTGCCCGTCATGGAGGGAGACCGCTACCTGGGCGCGCTGGAAATCTATCTGGATGTGTCCGCCCAGATGGCCACCCTGAACCAGGCCACCCGGCAACTGACAGTGGCCTCCCTCGGCGCCGGGGTGGTCCTGCTGCTGACCCTGGCCCTTCTGGCCAGGCGGGCCGCCGCGGGCGAGGTCGCCGTGCGGGAGTCGGAACAGCGCTACCGCAACCTCCTGGAGCAGGCCTCGGACGGCATCTTCCTCTTCACCCCGGACGGCGAACTGCTGGAAGCCAACCAGGCGGGCCGGGAAATGGTCGGGGTCAAACGCGGAGAATCCCCGGACGTCAACCCGGCAGGGATTTTCGAGGTACCGGACTGCGACATCCCGGGCTGGTGCTTCGCCGAGCTCGTAACCGGACGGGGCGTCACCCGGGAGGGCCGCCTTCTCTCCAGGCAGGGGGAACCGCTGGAGGTGGAAATCAACTTCAAGCGGCTGGCCGAGGACCGCGTACAGGCCATCGTCCGCGACATCACCCGCCGCAAGGAGGCCGAGGCCGAGGTCCGGCGGCAGCTCTCCTTCCTGCAAACCCTCATCGACGCCCTGCCTCAGCCGGTCTTCTACAAGGACACCCGGGGCGTCTACCAGGGCTGCAACCTGGCCTTCGCAGACATGCTGGGCGTGACCCGGGATGAGGTTGTGGGCCGCACCGCCAGGGACCTGTCGCCGCCCGAAACAGCCGAGGCCTACGAACGACAGGATGAGGAACTGTTCCGCGAGTTCGGCTACCGGCAGTATGAACTCACGGTCGAGGACGACCAGAGGCGGGAGCGCGACGTGCTCCTTTCCAAGGCCGCCTACACCGACGCCGAAGGACGGCTGGCCGGGCTGGTGGGCCACTTCCTGGACATCACCGACCGCAAGGACGCCGAGCGGGCTCTGCAGCAGGCATACTCCCTGTTGGAGGACAAGGTGGAGGAACGCACCCGCCGCCTGCGCGAGGCCAACCAGGAGTTGACCCGGGAAATCGGCGAGCGCCGGGTGGCGCAGCAGGAATTGCAGCTCATGGGCCGGGTCTTCGAGCACTCCCTGGACGGCATCACCATAACCGACGTGGACGGGACCATCCTCCAGGTCAACCCCGCCTTCACCCACATCACCGGCTACACCGAGGACGAGGTGGTGGGGAAGAACCCCCGCATCCTCAAGTCCGACCGTCACGGGCCGGAGTTCTACAAGGAGATGTGGCGCTCCCTGCTGGAGACCGGGACCTGGGAGGGCGAGATATGGAACCGCCGCAAGTCCGGTGAGGCCTACCCCGAGTGGCTGTCAATCTCCGCCTTGAAGAACGCCGAGGACGAGACCACGCACTACGTGGCCGTCTTTCACGACATCACCGAAATCAAGCGCTCCGAGGAGCTGCTCAAGCACCAAGCCTACCACGACGCCCTGACCGGCCTGCCAAACCGGCTGCTGCTGCTTGACCGCCTGGACGTGGCCATCCAGCACGCCCGGCGTCAGGACGAGCGGCTGGCGCTCATCTTCATGGACCTGGACAACTTCAAGAACATCAACGATTCCATGGGCCACTCCTTCGGCGACCTGCTGCTCATGGCCGTGGCCCACCGCCTCAAGGGCGTGCTGCGGGAGCAGGACTCCGTGGCCCGCCTGGGTGGGGACGAGTTCGTGGTCATGGTGGAGGAGGTGCGGACGGACAACGACCCCATGGTGGTGGGCGAGCGCATCATGGACGCCTTGCACGTCCCCTTCCAGATCAAGGGGCGCGACATCTACGTCACCGGGTCGGTGGGCGTGACCTACTACCCCGAGGACGGCGACACGCCGGAAAGCCTCATCAAAAACGCGGACACGGCCATGTACCGGGCCAAGGAGGCCGGCCGCAACCAGATACGCCTCTTCACCCGGGCCATGAACGAGCGCGCCCTGCAGCGCCTGGAACTGGAGCGGGCCATGCGGCGGGCCATCGACAACGAGGAGTTCGAGGTTTTCTACCAGCCCAAGGTGCACGCGGCCACGGGCGGCATCATCGGCATGGAGGCGCTGGTGCGCTGGCGTCGGGAGGACGGCTCCCTGGTCTCCCCGGCGGACTTCATCCCCCTGGCCGAGGAAAACGGCATGATCGCCTCCATCGACGCCCAGGTGTTGCGCAAGGCGCTGGCCGATACCCGCGCCTGGCACGACGCGGGCCACGGCCACCTTGCCGTGGCCGTGAACCTCTCCGCGCGGCAGCTGCAGAACCCCGCCCTGCCCGAGAGCCTGGGACAGGCCATCCGCGAATCCGGGTTGGACCCCTCACTGGTGGAGTTCGAGATCACAGAAACGGCCATCATGACCAGCGTGGAGCGCGGGGTGGAGACCCTCAGGCGCATCCGCGAGACCGGCGCCCACATCGCGGTGGACGACTTCGGCACCGGCTACTCCTCGCTGTACTACCTCAAGCGGTTCCCCATCCGGGGTCTGAAGATCGACCGTTCCTTCACCCGCGACCTGACGCACGACCCGGACGACGCGGCCATCGTGCGGGCCATCATCTCCATGGCCCGCTCCCTGGGGCTGCACGTCACCGCCGAGGGCGTGGAAACCGCCGACCAGATGCACGCCCTGCGCAAGCTTGACTGCGACTTCCTGCAGGGCTACCTGCTGGCCAGGCCCATGCCCCCCGAGGAATTCGCCACCCTGTTGGAAAAAGGCGGCAGGCTGGCCGGAAGCCTCTTCACGCCAGCGTGA
- the rnpA gene encoding ribonuclease P protein component, which produces MAKEHRLLARPQFQFVFDRGRKFFSRNFVVFALPRESGTWRLGLTVTRKTGSAPKRNRVKRVIREFFRLHQHEFDAPVDVVVVPKRKLDPAAVGLDMVTEELLPIMRRVSRQAVADGDGA; this is translated from the coding sequence CTGGCGAAGGAGCATCGCCTCCTCGCCCGGCCCCAGTTCCAGTTTGTCTTTGACCGGGGCCGGAAGTTTTTCAGCCGAAATTTCGTCGTCTTCGCCCTGCCGCGCGAGAGCGGAACGTGGCGCTTGGGGCTGACCGTCACCCGCAAGACGGGGTCGGCACCCAAGCGGAACCGAGTCAAGCGAGTCATACGGGAATTTTTCAGGCTGCATCAGCACGAATTCGACGCGCCCGTGGATGTCGTTGTGGTTCCCAAGCGGAAACTCGATCCCGCGGCCGTCGGGCTGGACATGGTGACGGAAGAGTTGTTGCCCATCATGCGGCGCGTCAGCCGCCAGGCCGTCGCCGACGGGGACGGGGCCTAG
- the jag gene encoding RNA-binding cell elongation regulator Jag/EloR encodes MSEYKEFTGKGLDEAIQSACDHFGLERNKLEIEILSGGSSGIFGLVGKKKAVIKARPRGQVSVPEEEKGEGKSRGRRPRGKGGKPKKNEAAPPKKDEAKPPKRDEAKPPKKEAAKAPKKESAAPPQRDVDAPPAAEESSPQAVDETRPPASDEAALPVPEERSAPQPKEQAAPPASTGTDYEDEEPEEENFNRWPEDMERPLDDKELEQLIKETVTILIKPIVGEVPVEVIQTKDRIKVVVDDEEQAGLLIGREGQTINALQYLTNRIVAKQRDEQIKIQLDAGDYRERQDDKLRQMAMYLADKARTQNRPQSTKPLSSYHRRVVHLALQADESVSTRSKGDGPLKRVLISPKRERGRQQQ; translated from the coding sequence ATGAGCGAGTACAAGGAGTTCACAGGCAAAGGACTGGATGAGGCCATCCAGTCCGCCTGCGACCATTTTGGATTGGAACGCAACAAACTGGAAATCGAGATCCTGTCCGGCGGCTCGTCCGGTATTTTTGGGCTGGTGGGCAAGAAAAAGGCCGTTATCAAGGCCCGGCCGCGCGGCCAGGTTTCCGTACCCGAGGAAGAAAAGGGCGAGGGCAAGTCCCGCGGCCGCCGTCCCCGCGGCAAGGGCGGCAAGCCCAAGAAAAACGAAGCCGCCCCGCCGAAAAAGGACGAGGCAAAACCGCCCAAGCGGGACGAGGCCAAGCCACCAAAAAAAGAAGCGGCCAAGGCTCCGAAAAAGGAGAGCGCGGCTCCCCCCCAGCGGGACGTGGACGCGCCTCCAGCCGCCGAGGAGTCCTCTCCCCAGGCCGTTGACGAGACACGCCCTCCGGCTTCGGACGAGGCCGCCCTTCCCGTTCCGGAAGAGCGTTCCGCTCCCCAGCCGAAGGAGCAAGCCGCGCCCCCCGCCTCCACCGGCACGGATTACGAGGATGAGGAGCCGGAGGAAGAGAACTTCAACCGCTGGCCCGAGGACATGGAGCGCCCCCTTGACGACAAAGAGCTGGAACAGCTCATCAAGGAGACCGTGACCATCCTCATCAAGCCCATCGTGGGCGAAGTGCCCGTCGAAGTCATTCAGACCAAGGACCGCATCAAGGTCGTGGTGGACGACGAGGAACAGGCCGGATTGCTCATCGGCCGCGAGGGCCAGACCATCAACGCCCTGCAGTACCTGACCAACCGCATCGTGGCCAAGCAGCGCGACGAGCAGATCAAAATCCAGCTCGACGCCGGCGACTACCGCGAGCGGCAGGACGACAAGTTGCGGCAGATGGCCATGTACCTGGCGGACAAGGCCAGGACACAGAACCGCCCCCAATCCACCAAGCCGCTGTCCTCCTACCACCGCCGGGTCGTCCACTTGGCCCTGCAGGCGGACGAATCGGTATCCACCCGATCCAAGGGGGACGGGCCGCTGAAGAGGGTCCTCATCAGTCCCAAGCGGGAGCGGGGACGCCAGCAACAATAA
- the yidD gene encoding membrane protein insertion efficiency factor YidD, which produces MRSLPYLLVRFYQLAVSPLTPPGCRFQPTCSEYARQALEVHGSRRGGMLALGRLLRCHPFRRGGYDPVPPPSPGDDGRRRQEKRVFRG; this is translated from the coding sequence GTGCGGTCCCTTCCGTACCTGCTCGTCCGGTTCTATCAGCTAGCCGTTTCCCCGTTGACCCCGCCGGGTTGCCGATTCCAGCCCACCTGCTCCGAGTACGCCAGGCAGGCGCTTGAGGTGCACGGTTCACGGCGGGGCGGCATGCTCGCCCTCGGAAGGCTCCTCAGGTGCCACCCGTTCCGCCGCGGCGGGTACGATCCCGTACCACCCCCCTCCCCGGGGGACGACGGCCGAAGGCGCCAAGAAAAGAGAGTCTTCCGTGGATAG
- the rpmH gene encoding 50S ribosomal protein L34 → MKRTYQPSKIRRKRTHGFRARMKTRSGRAVIRRRRAKGRKRLAV, encoded by the coding sequence ATGAAACGCACGTATCAGCCGAGTAAGATTCGACGCAAAAGGACGCACGGCTTCCGGGCCCGCATGAAAACCCGGAGCGGCCGGGCGGTAATCCGCCGCAGGCGGGCCAAGGGTCGCAAGAGATTGGCGGTTTAG